From a region of the Carettochelys insculpta isolate YL-2023 chromosome 29, ASM3395843v1, whole genome shotgun sequence genome:
- the MISP3 gene encoding uncharacterized protein MISP3, producing MATEAAPEQGQGCHAASPCPAGEGLDAPGKGPRMGQGAVAPVVTHEREAEQPEPWGTSGQEEVPAHGQSPGTCREEGSRVEHGGAPSAPLAQLEPAEPSGQPGRGGEGSRGDPPSAAPAPEPPGAADGEPRLSTELGQEEAPGPHGGESPATSPPPEQPAEERADSQPDGEQRGLERRGPDASGAPVPGEPLLAVGPLAPCIQQGAAGAGQATAVPRSPLATGDSSGPAHLACDCSREPGGGESPREGPAGSEAGGTGNNNKPRGEVGAGTLLESEPGEVPVGSAGPRETSPGADGAGEPDGAVGPVGAQEAAGAPDPTGADPAGPCDLGSTTEPAPAPASAGDPAGASDPGAAAEGSMENGDLSSEGEAPKPGGETPIEREIRRHQEREDSLRRQRGLASPRGAQEYVELRVKPILSHAPPPSQLPKEKERQWAGLQMQREIQRERLREDDLVQLGKVRGAYDRGTPQQLQEKKLLFEQPPGPEPSSPRKPARGSRGSSGERPPGRGPRGPSFAEANSQATVVILEPGALLHPSPGRQHPPERSPPAPGSPFLRLRSRSPQSRLALEMQEAQDREQELQRQRHNLYGWALPRDAQGAADGEEPPPHRPERPSCGKLEVTWPPPDSSKIPPKNRLDQVQRSPRSLRQKSALIQRWESGVVCNHEGQE from the exons ATGGCGACGGAGGCTGCCCcggagcagggccaggggtgtCACGCTGCCAGCCCGTGcccagcgggggaggggctggacgcCCCCGGGAAAGGgcccaggatggggcagggcgCCGTTGCCCCCGTCGTCACACACGAGAGGGAGGCTGAGCAGCCCGAGCCCTGGGGCACcagtggccaggaggaggtgccAGCCCACGGCCAGTCCCCTGGCAcctgcagggaggagggcagcCGGGTCGAGCACGGTGGCGCCCCTTCTGCTCCCCTGGCgcagctggagccagctgagCCCTCAGGCCAGCCGGGCCgtggaggggagggcagccgGGGAGacccccccagcgctgcccctgccccagagccgccTGGCGCTGCCGACGGGGAGCCGCGGCTGAGCACGGAGCTGGGCCAGGAGGAGGCCCCCGGCCCACACGGGGGCGAGTCACcggccaccagccccccaccagagcagccagcagaggaGCGGGCAGATTCCCAGCCAGACGGGGAGCAGCGGGGCCTGGAGCGGAGGGGGCCGGATGCCAGCGGTGCACCGGTGCCAGGGGAACCCTTGCTAGCAGTGGGGCCCCTCGCCCCTTgcatccagcagggggcagcaggcgcCGGGCAGGCCACGGCAGTGCCAAGGTCTCCCCTGGCAACTGGCGACTCCTCCGGGCCTGCCCACCTGGCCTGCGACTGCAGCcgggagccggggggcggggaaaGCCCGAGGGAGGGACCGGCTGGCAGCGAGGCAGGTGGAACAGGCAACAACAATAAACCCCGGGGAGAGGTCGGAGCCGGGACTCTGCTGGAATCTGAGCCCGGAGAGGTGCCAGTCGGCAGCGCCGGGCCCCGAGAGACCTCGCCCGGGGCAGACGGTGCCGGGGAGCCAGACGGTGCCGTAGGGCCGGTCGGTGCCCAAGAGGCAGCTGGCGCTCCGGACCCGACAGGTGCCGATCCAGCTGGTCCCTGTGATCTGGGCAGCACCACTGAGCCCGCCCCTGCGCCAGCCAGCGCCGGGGACCCCGCTGGGGCCAGCGACCCGGGAGCGGCGGCCGAGGGGAGCATGGAGAACGGGGACCTCTCCAGCGAGGGCGAAGCCCCGAAGCCAGGAGGCGAGACCCCCATCGAGCGGGAGATCCGGCGGCACCAGGAGCGGGAGGACAGCCTACGCCGGCAGCGGGGCCTGGCCAGCCCGCGGGGGGCCCAGGAGTACGTGGAGCTGCGGGTGAAGCCCATCCTGAGCCACGCTCCGccgcccagccagctgcccaaggAGAAGGAGCGCCAGTGGGCCGGGCTGCAGATGCAGCGGGAAATCCAGCGGGAGCGGCTGCGGGAGGACGACCTGGTGCAGCTGGGCAAGGTGCGGGGCGCCTACGACCGGGGCacgccccagcagctgcaagagaaGAAGCTGCTCTTCGAGCAGCCGCCAGGCCCCGAGCCGTCCTCCCCCCGGAAGCCAGCGAGGGGCTCCCGCGGCAGCAGCGGAGAGCGCCCCCCAGGTCGGGGTCCCCGGGGCCCGTCCTTCGCCGAGGCCAACAGCCAGGCCACTGTGGTCATCCTGGAGCCTGgcgccctgctgcaccccagccccgGCCGGCAGCACCCCCCGGAGCGGAGCCCCCCGGCCCCGGGCAGCCCCTTCCTCCGCCTGCGCTCCAGGAGCCCCCAGTCCCGGCTGGCACTGGAGATGCAGGAGGCCCAGGACCGGGaacaggagctgcagaggcagcggCACAACCTGTAtggctgggccctgcccagggatgCGCAGGGGGCAGCCGATGGGGAAGAGCCGCCCCCTCACCGCCCAG AGCGGCCGTCCTGCGGGAAGTTAGAAGTGACCTGGCCCCCACCTGACTCATCCAAGATCCCCCCCAAGAACCGGCTGGACCAG GTGCAAAGAAGCCCCCGGAGCCTCCGCCAGAAAAGTGCCTTAATCCAGCGCTGGGAATCAGGAGTCGTCTGTAACCACGAGGGCCAAGAATAG